One Trichoderma atroviride chromosome 7, complete sequence DNA segment encodes these proteins:
- a CDS encoding uncharacterized protein (EggNog:ENOG41): protein MATVAEEQLLVQAMGRPSFLGQLYDARSSQLLNYPLFPANNIADSTVQDETGLTSSKYKNVTNSKQRSELLDLKASMSLIVLGGEIKADGSANFVDRSESSESSTAIAGVEKRGWYTRRLDTSDETLQHSVVMKPATKNAGATHVVTAISYGADMLATLNETEKSRYDNTTVGGSLKLEVLQSIGPFGGATGESQLGLEDKKKLHKYELEIRLIADYLDPDMTGSKIPTTMLELSSKLRNANSLLTVPVPVLLTMSPLSQFSKFSVEAFYRELHEAVLEKSRQLFDDLQTVSQDANFLLRSALRLYPEHFPRMIASCEKAAADLVSLVDEYRGDLGRFLRTSRDGSSPETENGGDGAPSHAAFLPTWTAKYEDAKSQHENNTILINNSERMRNYCATYQLPLQSAYDISILMAASTARQIVVVVIPEEVNVVGLENFGKDLLNTVKLLENINTNPDTGIVCCSIYADKLLFKDFQQLDGPSNTILEACNRTQMTKKPCIVSYGISPVLGDSDWTADQGPSSWGSKYMKEDSYQYRQVGKRRG from the coding sequence ATGGCTACTGTTGCAGAGGAACAGCTTTTGGTCCAAGCAATGGGGCGGCCAAGCTTCCTCGGCCAACTCTACGATGCGCGCTCATCCCAGCTTCTCAACTATCCGCTTTTCCCAGCCAACAATATCGCCGACAGTACAGTGCAAGATGAAACGGGTTTAACAAGCTCCAAATACAAAAACGTCACAAATTCCAAACAACGATCAGAGCTACTCGATCTCAAGGCCTCCATGTCACTCATAGTTCTTGGCGGCGAAATCAAAGCTGACGGATCCGCCAATTTTGTCGATAGATCCGAGAGCTCAGAGAGCTCCACAGCTATCGCTGGAGTGGAGAAAAGAGGGTGGTACACCCGACGCCTCGATACTTCAGATGAGACACTCCAGCACTCAGTTGTCATGAAGCCTGCGACGAAGAACGCTGGCGCTACACATGTCGTAACCGCCATTTCATACGGCGCCGACATGTTAGCGACTCTGAAtgagacagaaaagagtAGATATGATAACACAACCGTGGGAGGGAGCTTGAAGCTCGAGGTGCTGCAAAGCATTGGACCATTTGGAGGAGCGACGGGTGAATCACAACTTGGCCtcgaggacaagaagaagctgcacaAGTATGAGCTTGAGATCCGCCTTATAGCCGACTACTTGGACCCAGATATGACGGGGTCCAAAATACCAACCACGATGCTGGAGCTCTCGAGCAAGTTACGCAACGCAAACTCTCTCCTGACAGTGCCCGTCCCCGTTCTCCTGACAATGTCGCCGTTATCACAGTTTTCCAAATTCTCGGTGGAGGCATTTTACCGGGAGCTCCACGAGGCTGTTCTCGAAAAAAGCCGTCAGCTTTTCGACGATCTACAAACTGTCAGTCAGGACGCAAACTTCCTGCTCCGGAGTGCATTGCGATTATATCCAGAGCACTTCCCCAGAATGATTGCATCATGTGAAAAGGCAGCGGCCGACCTAGTTTCACTCGTGGATGAGTATCGTGGCGATCTGGGCCGCTTCCTGCGTACCTCGAGGGACGGCAGCAGCCCGGAAACTGAAAATGGCGGAGATGGAGCACCGTCACATGCAGCCTTCCTCCCGACCTGGACTGCGAAATATGAGGATGCTAAAAGCCAACACGAGAACAATACGATTCTCATCAATAATTCGGAACGGATGCGCAACTATTGTGCCACGTATCAGCTTCCTCTCCAGTCGGCGTATGATATTTCCATCTTAATGGCAGCCAGTACCGCGCGCCAAATTGTGGTCGTTGTCATCCCTGAAGAGGTGAACGTAGTAGGCCTTGAGAATTTCGGAAAAGACCTGCTCAATACGGTCAAATTACTCGAAAACATTAACACAAACCCTGACACTGGTATTGTATGCTGCTCCATTTATGCCGATAAGCTTTTGTTCAAGGATTTCCAGCAGCTCGATGGCCCGAGCAACACCATCTTGGAGGCCTGCAATCGAACACAGATGACGAAAAAGCCATGCATAGTATCCTATGGCATATCCCCAGTACTAGGCGACTCTGACTGGACGGCGGACCAAGGCCCGTCGTCTTGGGGCTCCAAGTACATGAAGGAGGACTCCTATCAGTACCGTCAAGTTGGAAAACGACGGGGGTAG